The region ttcctcgcttccaagcatggcatcactctccccatgaggaaagcaataccactgtaacaaccggttacttgGGATGTTACACTCCCTCTTTACCACAGAGCCCACTCTATGCTCCTCTTTCCCCAAACCGAGTACCCCAATGCTGCCTCTTCTCCATACTAAGCTCACCCATTACTGCTCTTTCTCCATACTGAGCACCCACACTGTCCTCTCTTCATACAGAGTCCATCCCCCACACTGTTATCCTTCCAATTTGTCTCTCGCACTATTCAGTTTCATGTTTGGGGCATGGTTAATTAAAATCCATTATTTATTGGTTGCAATTAAAACTTGGTCATACAATGGTATTTTTTGTGCACTGTTTTAATCGCAACCAATAAAAAATGGATTTTAACTATTGATAATTCACACTTGAAGCTGGACTAGATGAGTTGACCTTCTTTTGCACCACAAGTTGCTCTAACCCCCGGTCTACAGTAAAACTCCCACTAATTTCCAGTCTACAGTAAAAGCCCTCTCAGTTTTCGACTCTACACGCTTACCTGCTCCCGATGCTTCTCCTTCTGTGTGGCGCTCTTCAGTGACTTCTGCAGTTGGAAGAGGTGACCTCAACATGCTACAGCAATATCATCAGTGTGAGTACAATGCCACACATTAGGGCAGGGAGCTTATTGGAGCTCCTCTGACCCCGGTAGTGCCATCACGCGCAGTGGTTTGTATTCGTGTCTTACATCCTGGTGCAGCTTCCCGTAACCCGTCTCCCTAGGCATCGGACATCCAGTGCCTGGTGACAAGTACGGGCCTGGAAAGGTGATAACTTCTTTTTACCAAAATACCTCATtagttaaaaaagaaaagaaagcaaGTTCCCTTTGTAATTATTAGTGACTGCGTTATCAGATTGTGTAACAGATTTCCTTTTACTTTTCTCGCTTACCAGGCAGTGCCAGACATGGTGTCAGGCAAATTCTGCATCTCAGCAATCTGAGGAAGGCACCTGGACACAGCTGAAGGAAATAAGGAGATCTGGAATATatatttcttttgtttttgtttgtggtTTGAGTAATGAAGGAGATTATATTTTTATATGGTACAGAAGGGTTTATGTATAGAATATATTTTGAGTTAACTTTCTTTGGTCTTCtgtatttttttgcttaatttttaaTTTTATGAAATGTTCTCAGCACACTCTTCCTCTTCTACTGCAGTAGTCCGATGGTTGGTATAATTCTGCTCTTCCGGGCTTTATGAGGACTCTGGCAGATAGCAGCTCTCCATTAGGATGTACACTCACAGGAGTTGTCAGCATAGTCTCTGCTTGGAGATGTCACGTCGTCCACCGTGTACATAGCCTTCGGAAAAACATGCAGGCCATGGACAGGATTCTTAATTTTAGATGAAGAGGTGCATCCTTGATCATATTCTGTGAATGTGGATAATAGGAATGATTTGTTAACACAATCAACTTTTTACAGAAAAAGTTAAGAAAAATTGATATTTCCTTTGCTCGCTTATTATTTCTATTAATATTGTAATCTTAATCCGCCATATGTGTATCCTGAGATAAACTGGCATCTGACGATTGTATAAATATTGTGTACTGAATACTCTCACTATACAACTTTACCATAAAAATCTGCCATCCTTTCTAATGTGAGTATGTAAGACATTGTTTCCCGACATGTACTGGACACTGACTATTGTATGAATGTTGTGTATATTGTTACTATGCAATTTATAGAACATACTATATATACTTACATTTGATAACGGAAGCAAGAAATCGCTTCCGCTTGGTAGTACGGCCCGGATTACGGTTCTGCAGGTTTTGTTGGATTTTTCCAGATTCAGGTGTAATATCTGGAGTACAGGTCTACCTGAGGTGTGGATGGAGTTATGATCTCAAGGAGATGGACAGTCCTCGGGATCTTAGCTGGTATTTTGAATGAGAAGACTGCCCCCACATTTACGGCAAAATGTCTTCTCTTCTCTGATTTTTGTGAAACGCCCAACTCTATGGAGACAGAAAAAACATGGATCAGACAAGAAAGGGCAGAAATATTAGTTATTAGAGGGAGGACATGGATTATTCATGGAAAATTAGATCTCAGTCTTCAGTGATCTTCTGATCTCATGATATTAGTTGAATTAATGTAGTTTCTTTATAATTATATAATAAAATATCTCCTTACCTGTATCCACACCCTGCACACACGTAGTTATACGTGTAATTGATGTCATACGCGTGATACATGCTCACTGGTGGTAGTTCAGGGTGAGCAGAGATGACCATTTCAGTATAGGATAGCCAGAGTGGACCATGGCCATCGTTTTGCATGCCATCAATGTGCCAGCAGGCGGCATGGCACAATTCATGTGCCAATGTGTCTCTAAGGCgctctaaagatagaaaatatacCATTACTATAACTTATAAAGATACTTTACATGACAAGTGCCAATATGATAGACCATATTTTAGGGAAGACTCAAGAGACATTTGCCCTGGAGCTTTGGAAATTTCACCAACTATAGGACCTGAAGAATCTCCATCACCCCGGCTGACTCTTCTGATCCATCAACACAGTAATTCCTAATTACATCCCTGGCAGTCACTATTTATGTGTGTTTTATCCATTGTTCACCTCCAGATTCCCCACAACTAAGGAAAAAGGGTCCTTGAAGGCGTTTCAATGATCCAATCCAGTTAAGAACTATGAAAGCTATGAAAGTTGCAGTAATTTCGGTCTGGTCCTAACAATCTGTTAATTCCATCAAAATATCACATTGCTGCCATATGATTGTCATATCAAACTTACCTGCGGAGTCACACACTTTATCGGACAGTTCAATAGTGGAATATTGATCATTATCCTTCCAGATGTTATAACAGAATGCAGATGTGGCCCTCAGTCTTTTACTCCACTTAAATTGTATTTTATCTTCAGGAAGCTAAAGATGAGAAATGAAGAAATAAAATACATTATATAGTAATTCAATAAAAGAAAGTTGAAAACGCAGTCCCTTCTTGGACACTACAATATGGAGGTATAACTTGTGACTACTGGTCCTAAAGACTCCCGTAGGCACCAGGGCCCGGGGGTGACTGCTACCTCCGCACCTCTATAACTCTTTACACAGAGGAATAGTAAAGGTTATCGATGATTTATTACAGAGAAGTTTACATGTAGAGATACAGATAGCACAATATAGATGATAGATGTACAACCTGGGGATAATAATATTTTACCTCGTTCCCAAACACGGTGCGATTGTACAGCTTGAACAGCCGCGTCGCCAACTCATGCTTGGTCTTTTGGAAATCTTTCACATATGGAGATGTGGGGCATGTGATATCCTGTATAAAGCAGCCTTCgatggtacaaataggcctagaagAACGGAAGATCATACATGAAGCCTTAGATTATATCTCAGAACATTCCTTTCCCCTACAATTTAGAAGGGATTTCCCATTTAGGGATCCAGTCACCCCAGTGGTAGAAGGTCAGGGGCACATATACAATAGGAGCAGCCAGCAATTAGCTATGAGTCCGGGCAGGTGGAGGAATCATCACTGAAATAAATATCCCAAAATGCCAATGTAAGAACCCAATATCATTGATATATGAGCGCGGGTGGAAGGATTCATTGGGTGTCAGGAGTTACACAGGGAGGAGAGGGGGACTAATTAAACCCTGATATGGATTGGGGGTTCAAATAAAGGGAAGCAATAGTGCTGGATTGTGTGAACTGAGCAGATGGCTGAGGATGTCCACCAGTAGGGTGCACCACTTATTGGTTTACAGTATATCCTATAACTTTATAGAACTTACTGCTCTTCCGAGGTGGAACTCTCCAGGTATCCGGATAATTCTGTATCTGGAAGGAAACATAGAGCAGTGAAAATCTTTTCATCTTTGGTAATTATTACATTAGGCATGTGTTTATTTTTCTTAGAGAGGagcaaaatctgcagtccttgattgaaAGGGAGTGAGGAGGCACCAGATATTCATGGCCACTACTCTAAGCATGATGGCTGGGACCACTTGTTGGCTATCAGGTCAAGACGCATCTGTCTATTGTTAGATTATATTTAGGTGAAATAT is a window of Ranitomeya variabilis isolate aRanVar5 chromosome 2, aRanVar5.hap1, whole genome shotgun sequence DNA encoding:
- the LOC143809087 gene encoding germ cell nuclear acidic protein-like, whose amino-acid sequence is MANKKRFKRIIVLSDLGDSSDEDYHQSHPKKKLKLPDHQEEAEFNTGIKPRDPDIIPSLPSCSNDICSSTNVIVISDDDDDDDYSSGEEASSHKRLRTSDNEAAIVPEQCASPVIVSDSDDDDCIIMEPTSPFSDTELSGYLESSTSEEQPICTIEGCFIQDITCPTSPYVKDFQKTKHELATRLFKLYNRTVFGNELPEDKIQFKWSKRLRATSAFCYNIWKDNDQYSTIELSDKVCDSAERLRDTLAHELCHAACWHIDGMQNDGHGPLWLSYTEMVISAHPELPPVSMYHAYDINYTYNYVCAGCGYRVGRFTKIREEKTFCRKCGGSLLIQNTS